From the Streptomyces sp. KMM 9044 genome, one window contains:
- a CDS encoding helix-turn-helix domain-containing protein: MSHDSTAAPEAAARKLTGRRRKEIVAVLLFGGGPIFESSIPLSVFGIDRQDAGVPRYRLLVSAGEDGPLRTTGGLELTAPHGLEAIARAGTVVVPAWRSITSPPPQEALEALRRAHEEGARIVGLCTGAFVLAAAGLLDGRPATTHWMYAPTLAKRYPSVHVDPRELFVDDGDVLTSAGTAAGIDLCLHIVRTDHGNEAAGALARRLVVPPRRTGGQERYLDRSLPEEIGADPLAEVVAWALEHLHEQFDVETLAARAYMSRRTFDRRFRSLTGSAPLQWLITQRVLQAQRLLETSDYSVDEVAGRCGFRSPVALRGHFRRQLGSSPAAYRAAYRARRPHAERHQDSDGLTSTPGAVPPGPAHLHGHPGPPGQAPAALHPDAPVPHQSRRAAAASALGGPSLAASASSADPAREAYIQARASVPGQRSAP; the protein is encoded by the coding sequence ATGAGCCACGACTCCACTGCCGCGCCGGAAGCCGCGGCCCGGAAACTCACCGGGCGACGCCGCAAGGAGATCGTCGCGGTGCTGCTGTTCGGCGGCGGTCCCATCTTCGAGAGTTCCATACCGCTGTCGGTGTTCGGGATCGACCGGCAGGACGCCGGCGTACCGCGCTACCGCCTGCTGGTGAGTGCCGGTGAGGACGGCCCGCTGCGGACCACGGGGGGTCTCGAACTCACCGCGCCCCACGGCCTGGAGGCGATTGCGCGGGCGGGCACCGTTGTCGTGCCCGCCTGGCGTTCGATCACCTCGCCGCCACCCCAGGAGGCGCTCGAGGCGCTGCGCCGGGCCCATGAGGAAGGCGCCCGCATCGTCGGGCTGTGCACCGGCGCCTTCGTGCTCGCGGCGGCCGGCCTGCTGGACGGCCGTCCGGCGACCACCCACTGGATGTACGCGCCGACGCTGGCGAAACGCTATCCGTCGGTGCACGTCGATCCGCGGGAACTCTTCGTGGACGACGGCGACGTGCTGACCTCCGCCGGTACGGCGGCCGGAATCGATCTGTGCCTGCACATCGTGCGCACGGACCACGGCAACGAGGCGGCGGGCGCGCTCGCCCGGCGCCTCGTCGTCCCGCCGCGCCGGACGGGTGGTCAGGAACGCTATCTGGACAGGTCTTTACCGGAGGAGATCGGCGCCGACCCGCTCGCCGAGGTCGTCGCCTGGGCGCTGGAGCACCTCCACGAACAGTTCGACGTGGAGACGCTGGCGGCACGCGCGTACATGAGCCGTCGTACGTTCGACCGCCGCTTCCGCTCACTGACCGGCAGCGCTCCGCTGCAGTGGCTGATCACACAGCGGGTGCTGCAGGCCCAGCGTCTGCTGGAGACGTCGGACTACTCGGTGGACGAGGTCGCGGGCCGCTGCGGCTTCCGCTCACCGGTCGCGCTGCGGGGCCACTTCCGGCGTCAGCTGGGTTCGTCCCCGGCCGCCTACCGGGCCGCGTACCGCGCGCGGCGCCCCCATGCGGAACGGCACCAGGACTCCGACGGCCTGACGAGCACCCCGGGAGCCGTCCCGCCCGGGCCGGCGCACCTGCACGGGCACCCGGGCCCTCCCGGCCAGGCGCCCGCCGCGCTGCATCCGGACGCCCCGGTACCGCACCAGTCGCGGCGCGCTGCGGCTGCGAGCGCTCTGGGCGGTCCCTCGCTGGCGGCGTCGGCCTCCTCGGCCGATCCGGCCCGGGAGGCCTACATCCAGGCCCGGGCGAGCGTGCCGGGCCAGCGCAGCGCGCCGTGA
- a CDS encoding carbohydrate ABC transporter permease has product MTTTVTPPPPETTPAQERKRSRLPKSARAGGTLHGGPIAYAILIVFTIVSLFPLVWTAIAASRDNQRLAETPPPFWFGSNLFKNLELAWTDANLGEAFLNTTIVSGISAVTVVTLSTIAGFAFAKLRFKGRNAMMLIVIGTMMVPPQLSVIPLYMMVAKLDWTDQLQAVIFPSLVSAFGVFFMRQYLLQALPDEIIEAARVDGASSWRVVWHVVFPAARPAMAVLGMLIFVQTWNDFLWPFLVLTQSGNPTVQVAVAGLGRGFTPDQSLIMAGALLGTLPLLLVFAVFGKQIVGGIMQGAVKG; this is encoded by the coding sequence GTGACGACGACTGTGACGCCCCCGCCCCCCGAGACCACGCCCGCCCAGGAGCGCAAGCGCTCCCGTCTGCCGAAGTCCGCGCGGGCCGGCGGCACCCTGCACGGCGGTCCGATCGCGTACGCGATCCTGATCGTGTTCACGATCGTCTCGCTGTTCCCGCTGGTGTGGACCGCGATCGCCGCCTCCCGGGACAACCAGCGCCTGGCCGAGACGCCGCCGCCGTTCTGGTTCGGCTCGAACCTGTTCAAGAACCTGGAGCTCGCCTGGACCGACGCCAACCTCGGTGAGGCGTTCCTCAACACCACGATCGTGTCCGGCATTTCGGCGGTCACCGTGGTGACCCTGTCGACGATCGCCGGGTTCGCCTTCGCCAAGCTGCGCTTCAAGGGCCGCAACGCGATGATGCTCATCGTGATCGGCACGATGATGGTGCCGCCGCAACTGAGCGTGATCCCGCTGTACATGATGGTCGCCAAGCTGGACTGGACCGACCAGCTGCAGGCGGTGATCTTCCCGTCGCTGGTGAGCGCGTTCGGTGTGTTCTTCATGCGGCAGTACCTGCTCCAGGCGCTGCCGGACGAGATCATCGAGGCCGCCCGGGTCGACGGCGCGAGCAGCTGGCGCGTGGTCTGGCACGTGGTGTTCCCGGCGGCGCGGCCGGCGATGGCCGTGCTGGGCATGCTGATCTTCGTGCAGACCTGGAACGACTTCCTGTGGCCGTTCCTCGTCCTGACCCAGTCCGGCAACCCGACCGTGCAGGTCGCGGTCGCGGGCCTCGGCCGCGGCTTCACCCCGGACCAGTCCCTGATCATGGCGGGCGCGCTGCTCGGCACGCTGCCGCTGCTGCTGGTCTTCGCGGTCTTCGGCAAGCAGATCGTGGGCGGCATCATGCAGGGCGCGGTCAAGGGCTGA
- a CDS encoding LacI family DNA-binding transcriptional regulator, producing the protein MASHGARGRSGGRPTLEEVAVRAGVGRGTVSRVINGSPRVSDATRAAVEAAVAELGYVPNTAARALAANRTDAIALVVPEPETRFFAEPYFSGMLRGVGAALSDTRMQLLLIFAGSDRERQRLADYLAAHRVDGVLLVSVHADDPLPDMLAQLEIPAVISGPRSAAETLTSVDSDNYGGARQTVEHLVGRGRHRIAHITGRLDVYGAQRRIDGYRDALRDAGHPEDDLMIEAGDFSEEGGRRAMAALLERRPDLDAVFAASDVTAAGARHALREAGRRIPDDVALVGYDDSAIARHMDPPLTSVRQPIEEMGRRMIDLLLTEVADRRPPAARELDRSQVVLATELVARASS; encoded by the coding sequence ATGGCAAGCCACGGAGCGCGGGGCCGCAGCGGAGGCCGCCCCACCCTCGAAGAGGTGGCGGTGCGCGCCGGTGTCGGCCGGGGCACCGTCTCCCGGGTGATCAACGGTTCGCCCCGGGTGAGCGACGCCACCCGTGCCGCCGTGGAGGCCGCCGTGGCGGAGCTCGGTTACGTCCCGAACACGGCTGCCCGCGCCCTGGCCGCCAACCGCACCGACGCGATAGCGCTGGTCGTGCCCGAGCCGGAGACCCGGTTCTTCGCCGAGCCGTACTTCTCGGGCATGCTGCGCGGCGTGGGGGCGGCGCTCTCCGACACCCGGATGCAGCTGCTGCTGATCTTCGCGGGCAGTGACCGCGAGCGACAGCGCCTCGCCGACTACCTGGCCGCGCACCGGGTGGACGGCGTGCTCCTGGTCTCCGTGCACGCCGACGACCCGCTGCCCGACATGCTCGCCCAGCTGGAGATCCCGGCGGTGATCAGCGGCCCGAGGTCCGCCGCGGAGACGCTGACCTCGGTCGACTCCGACAACTACGGCGGTGCCCGGCAGACCGTCGAGCACCTCGTCGGCCGGGGCCGGCACCGCATCGCCCACATCACCGGCCGCCTCGACGTGTACGGCGCGCAGCGGCGCATCGACGGCTACCGCGACGCCCTGCGCGACGCGGGCCACCCCGAGGACGACCTGATGATCGAGGCGGGCGACTTCTCCGAGGAGGGCGGCCGGCGCGCGATGGCTGCGCTGCTGGAGCGCCGCCCGGACCTGGACGCGGTCTTCGCCGCCTCCGACGTCACCGCCGCCGGCGCCCGGCACGCCCTGCGGGAGGCGGGCCGCCGTATCCCCGACGACGTGGCCCTGGTCGGCTACGACGACTCCGCCATCGCCCGCCACATGGACCCGCCGCTGACCAGCGTGCGCCAGCCCATCGAGGAAATGGGCCGCAGGATGATCGACCTCCTCCTCACCGAGGTCGCCGACCGCCGCCCGCCCGCCGCCCGGGAACTGGACCGGAGTCAGGTGGTCCTGGCCACGGAGCTGGTGGCGCGCGCGTCGTCGTAG
- a CDS encoding carbohydrate ABC transporter permease, with protein sequence MSTRNDTAASPVKGGAAPGRPPGSTAPESQEERHRRKLSRRWQRDMRWSPYAFVSPFFLLFLAFGLFPLVYTGWASLHQVELTAPTDMDWVGLHNFTRIFDDEFFWNAAQNTLTIGVIATVPQLLMAMGIAHILNYKLRASTFYRVAMLAPYATSIAAASLVFVLLFGRDYGMINWALDFAGIDPVDWQGDKWPSQFAVSTIIIWRWTGYNALIYLAAMQAIPQDLYESAALDGANRWQQFLNVTLPSLRPTILFTVVVSTIGASQVFGEPLLFDANKGASGGAEHQFQTLGLYLYEQGWINQHLGRASAIAWMMFLILIVVGIINYVISRRLRASS encoded by the coding sequence ATGTCCACCCGCAACGACACCGCCGCGTCCCCCGTCAAGGGGGGCGCGGCCCCGGGCCGCCCGCCCGGGAGCACCGCGCCCGAAAGCCAGGAGGAGCGGCACCGGCGAAAGCTGTCCCGCCGCTGGCAGCGCGACATGCGCTGGAGCCCGTACGCCTTCGTCTCCCCGTTCTTCCTGCTGTTCCTCGCCTTCGGTCTGTTCCCGCTGGTGTACACCGGCTGGGCCTCGCTGCACCAGGTCGAGCTGACCGCCCCGACCGACATGGATTGGGTGGGGCTGCACAACTTCACCCGGATCTTCGACGACGAGTTCTTCTGGAACGCGGCGCAGAACACGCTGACCATCGGCGTCATCGCGACCGTCCCGCAGCTGCTGATGGCGATGGGCATCGCCCACATCCTCAACTACAAGCTGCGTGCCTCGACCTTCTACCGGGTCGCGATGCTCGCGCCGTACGCCACCTCGATCGCCGCCGCCTCCCTGGTGTTCGTGCTGCTCTTCGGGCGTGACTACGGCATGATCAACTGGGCGCTGGACTTCGCCGGGATCGACCCGGTCGACTGGCAGGGCGACAAGTGGCCCTCTCAGTTCGCCGTCTCGACCATCATCATCTGGCGCTGGACGGGATACAACGCGCTGATCTACCTGGCCGCGATGCAGGCGATCCCGCAGGACCTGTACGAGTCCGCGGCGCTGGACGGCGCCAACCGCTGGCAGCAGTTCCTGAACGTGACGCTGCCCTCGCTGCGCCCGACCATCCTGTTCACGGTCGTGGTGTCCACGATCGGGGCGAGCCAGGTCTTCGGCGAGCCGCTGCTGTTCGACGCCAACAAGGGCGCGTCCGGCGGCGCGGAGCACCAGTTCCAGACGCTCGGCCTGTACCTGTACGAGCAGGGCTGGATCAACCAGCACCTGGGCCGCGCCTCGGCGATCGCGTGGATGATGTTCCTGATCCTGATCGTCGTCGGCATCATCAACTACGTCATCTCGCGCCGGCTGCGCGCCAGCAGTTAA
- a CDS encoding universal stress protein, with translation MAGHEFLEPADRKRPLADPTAAEPVGAEPLGAAQSRQPCDPAFRHGVVVGFDGSTSSERALAYAIGMARRFGSALIIVHVANRLPTTVWAGCEPPVFVDVPDHRTEVLGLELACADYLTEVPWILVERGGDICHELEEVGREYEADAIVVGSTHGLVGRLFGSVAGRLAKRAQRPVVVIP, from the coding sequence ATGGCCGGTCACGAATTCCTCGAACCCGCGGACCGCAAGCGACCCCTCGCCGACCCCACGGCCGCCGAGCCGGTGGGGGCCGAGCCCCTGGGGGCGGCTCAGTCGCGCCAGCCGTGCGATCCGGCGTTCCGGCACGGTGTCGTCGTCGGTTTCGACGGCTCCACCTCCAGTGAGCGCGCCCTCGCGTACGCGATCGGCATGGCCCGGCGCTTCGGCTCCGCACTGATCATCGTCCATGTCGCCAACCGGCTCCCGACCACGGTGTGGGCGGGCTGCGAACCCCCGGTCTTCGTCGACGTCCCCGACCATCGCACCGAGGTCCTCGGTCTCGAGCTCGCCTGCGCGGACTACCTCACCGAGGTGCCCTGGATCCTGGTCGAGCGCGGCGGCGACATCTGCCACGAACTCGAGGAGGTCGGCCGGGAGTACGAGGCCGACGCGATCGTCGTCGGCTCCACCCACGGTCTCGTCGGCCGGCTCTTCGGCTCCGTCGCCGGCCGCCTCGCCAAGCGGGCCCAGCGCCCGGTCGTGGTCATTCCCTGA
- a CDS encoding ABC transporter substrate-binding protein encodes MRARTLPLSRQRTNGGKLFTRKAVAVAAVVSLGTGLLAGCAEDGGDGGSDSSSGGEGKTTITLGLFGTFGFKEAGLYAEYEKLNPDIKIAENVVERNENYYPALLNHLTTNSGLQDVQAVEVGNIAEIVATQSDKLEDLSKAEGVNKSDWLEWKWEQATTKDGQTVGLGTDIGPMAICYRKDLFEEAGLPSDRAEVAKLWEDDWKKFVEVGEDYQKKAPDGTTFLDSPGGLLNAILSSEEEKFYDASGEVVYKTNPAVKDAFDLTAEAAEKGMIGAQTQFQPSWDQTISNNKFAAMACPPWMLGYIKGKSQPDAAGKWDVAVPPKSGNWGGSFLSVPKSAKNVDEAKRLVAWLTAPEQQAKLFEVQGSFPSAQTAFGSPEVTGAKNDMTGEAPIGEIFSEAAQQIPVQVIGPKDQIIQQGLTDNGVILVTKGKSAEEAWETATKTIDNNLDK; translated from the coding sequence ATGCGAGCACGTACCCTCCCCCTCTCTCGGCAGCGTACGAACGGGGGGAAGCTCTTCACCCGCAAGGCAGTGGCCGTCGCGGCCGTGGTGTCGCTGGGCACGGGGCTGCTGGCCGGCTGCGCCGAAGACGGTGGAGACGGTGGCTCCGACTCCTCGTCGGGCGGCGAGGGCAAGACCACGATCACGCTGGGCCTGTTCGGCACCTTCGGCTTCAAGGAAGCCGGTCTCTACGCCGAGTACGAGAAGCTGAACCCGGACATCAAGATCGCCGAGAACGTTGTCGAGCGCAACGAGAACTACTACCCGGCGCTGCTCAACCACCTCACCACCAACAGCGGCCTGCAGGACGTCCAGGCCGTCGAGGTGGGCAACATCGCGGAGATCGTCGCCACCCAGTCCGACAAGCTCGAGGACCTCTCCAAGGCCGAGGGCGTGAACAAGAGCGACTGGCTCGAGTGGAAGTGGGAGCAGGCCACCACCAAGGACGGCCAGACCGTCGGCCTGGGCACCGACATCGGCCCGATGGCGATCTGCTACCGCAAGGACCTGTTCGAGGAGGCCGGGCTGCCGTCCGACCGCGCGGAGGTCGCCAAGCTGTGGGAGGACGACTGGAAGAAGTTCGTCGAGGTCGGCGAGGACTACCAGAAGAAGGCCCCCGACGGCACGACCTTCCTGGACTCCCCCGGCGGTCTGCTCAACGCGATCCTGAGCAGTGAGGAGGAGAAGTTCTACGACGCCTCCGGCGAGGTCGTCTACAAGACCAACCCGGCCGTCAAGGACGCCTTCGACCTGACCGCCGAGGCCGCCGAGAAGGGCATGATCGGCGCCCAGACGCAGTTCCAGCCGTCCTGGGACCAGACCATCTCCAACAACAAGTTCGCCGCGATGGCCTGCCCGCCGTGGATGCTCGGCTACATCAAGGGCAAGTCGCAGCCCGACGCCGCCGGCAAGTGGGACGTCGCCGTGCCCCCCAAGTCCGGTAACTGGGGCGGCTCCTTCCTGAGCGTGCCCAAGAGCGCCAAGAACGTCGACGAGGCCAAGCGGCTCGTCGCCTGGCTGACCGCTCCCGAGCAGCAGGCCAAGCTGTTCGAGGTGCAGGGCAGCTTCCCGAGCGCCCAGACCGCCTTCGGCAGCCCGGAAGTGACCGGCGCCAAGAACGACATGACCGGTGAAGCCCCGATCGGTGAGATCTTCTCCGAGGCCGCCCAGCAAATCCCCGTCCAGGTGATCGGCCCGAAGGACCAGATCATCCAGCAGGGTCTGACGGACAACGGCGTCATCCTCGTCACCAAGGGCAAGTCCGCCGAGGAAGCCTGGGAGACGGCCACCAAGACCATCGACAACAACCTGGACAAGTGA
- the orn gene encoding oligoribonuclease, with the protein MNDRMVWIDCEMTGLSLSDDALIEVAALVTDSELNVLGDGVDIVIRPPGGAVETMPEVVRQMHTASGLLDELADGTTLEDAEKRVLSYVKEHVKEPGRAPLCGNSVGTDRGFLLRDMPALENYLHYRIVDVSSIKELSRRWYPRAYFNSPEKNGNHRALADIRESIAELRYYREAVFVPQPGPDSDTAKEIAAKHVLPAR; encoded by the coding sequence ATGAACGATCGCATGGTGTGGATCGACTGCGAGATGACCGGCCTCTCGCTGTCCGACGACGCGCTCATCGAGGTGGCCGCCCTCGTCACCGACTCCGAGCTGAACGTGCTCGGCGACGGCGTCGACATCGTCATCCGCCCGCCGGGCGGGGCGGTGGAGACGATGCCGGAGGTGGTGCGTCAGATGCACACCGCGTCCGGGCTGCTCGACGAGCTGGCGGACGGCACGACGCTCGAGGACGCCGAGAAGCGCGTCCTCTCGTACGTGAAGGAGCACGTCAAGGAGCCCGGCAGGGCCCCCCTGTGCGGCAACTCCGTGGGCACGGACCGCGGTTTCCTGCTGCGGGACATGCCGGCCCTCGAGAACTACCTGCACTACCGCATCGTCGACGTGTCCAGCATCAAGGAGCTGTCGCGCCGCTGGTACCCGAGGGCGTACTTCAACAGCCCCGAGAAGAACGGCAACCACCGCGCGCTGGCCGACATCCGCGAGTCCATCGCGGAGCTGCGCTACTACCGCGAGGCCGTCTTCGTCCCCCAGCCGGGCCCCGACTCGGACACCGCGAAGGAGATCGCCGCGAAGCACGTCCTGCCTGCCCGGTAG
- a CDS encoding sensor histidine kinase — MRWALVKVSVAVTAMVVVAFAVPLGLVIREMARDRAFSNAEREAAAVAPALSITTDRDQLERVVASAGSGGADAGMAVHIPAADGDKPLDIGRRRATAEDVEAVRNLGRVSTSQVPGGSALLQPVALSSGEIAVVEVYVPEAEVTNGVGTAWAVLAAVGAALILGSVAVADRLGVRMVRPAQRLVEGAHELGEGRLGARVPEKGPTELRLAAVAFNSMADQVVQLLANERELAADLSHRLRTPLTVLRLNAASLGDGPAADQTRAAVEQLEREVDTIIRTARDAKPQTAAAGPGAGCDAAEVVRERMVFWSALAEDEGRKWRVAGADTPVRIPVARADLAAALDALLGNVFRHTAEGTAFAVDVHNGEDAVIVLVSDAGPGIPDPEGAMARGRGSGSDGSTGLGLDIVRRLAEATGGDVRIGSSVLGGTEVRIWIQLDGREGAPRGRGRGHRGTVRRRRPGRLVPALRR; from the coding sequence ATGAGGTGGGCCCTGGTGAAGGTGTCCGTGGCGGTGACCGCGATGGTCGTGGTCGCCTTCGCGGTGCCGCTCGGCCTGGTCATCCGCGAGATGGCCCGCGACCGCGCCTTCTCCAACGCCGAACGGGAAGCCGCCGCGGTCGCCCCCGCGCTGTCCATCACCACCGACCGCGACCAGCTCGAACGCGTCGTCGCCTCCGCGGGTTCCGGCGGGGCCGACGCGGGGATGGCCGTGCACATCCCCGCCGCGGACGGTGACAAACCCCTCGACATCGGCCGCCGGCGTGCCACCGCGGAGGACGTCGAGGCGGTACGGAACCTGGGCCGTGTCTCCACCTCCCAGGTGCCCGGCGGCTCCGCACTGCTCCAGCCGGTCGCGCTCAGCAGCGGCGAGATCGCCGTGGTCGAGGTGTACGTCCCCGAGGCCGAGGTCACCAACGGGGTGGGCACGGCCTGGGCGGTCCTCGCGGCGGTCGGCGCCGCCCTGATCCTCGGCTCGGTCGCGGTCGCCGACCGACTGGGCGTACGGATGGTGCGGCCCGCGCAGCGCCTGGTCGAGGGCGCGCACGAACTGGGGGAGGGCCGGCTGGGGGCGCGGGTGCCCGAGAAGGGGCCCACCGAACTGCGCCTGGCGGCGGTGGCGTTCAACTCCATGGCCGACCAGGTCGTGCAACTCCTGGCCAACGAGCGGGAACTGGCAGCAGACCTGTCCCACCGGCTGCGTACCCCGCTGACCGTGCTGCGGCTCAACGCCGCCTCGCTGGGCGACGGACCGGCCGCCGATCAGACCCGCGCGGCGGTGGAACAGCTGGAGCGCGAGGTCGACACCATCATCCGCACCGCGCGGGACGCCAAACCGCAGACGGCCGCCGCCGGTCCCGGTGCCGGCTGCGACGCCGCCGAAGTGGTCCGCGAGCGGATGGTCTTCTGGTCGGCGCTCGCCGAGGACGAGGGCCGCAAGTGGCGGGTGGCCGGCGCCGACACCCCCGTACGCATCCCCGTGGCCCGTGCCGATCTGGCCGCCGCCCTCGACGCCCTGCTCGGCAACGTGTTCCGGCACACCGCCGAGGGCACCGCCTTCGCGGTCGACGTGCACAACGGCGAGGACGCGGTGATCGTGCTCGTCTCCGACGCGGGCCCTGGCATACCCGACCCCGAGGGGGCGATGGCCCGCGGCCGGGGCTCCGGCAGCGACGGCTCCACCGGACTCGGCCTGGACATCGTGCGCCGCCTTGCGGAGGCCACCGGCGGGGACGTCCGCATCGGCTCGTCGGTGCTCGGCGGGACCGAGGTACGGATCTGGATCCAGCTGGACGGTCGCGAGGGAGCACCCCGCGGCCGGGGCCGCGGCCACCGCGGGACCGTACGCCGCCGTCGTCCGGGGCGCCTGGTGCCGGCGCTCCGGCGCTGA
- a CDS encoding GH1 family beta-glucosidase → MSDSATPVTPAAFPSAFLWGSATSAYQIEGAVREDGRTPSIWDTFSHTPGKTAGGDTGDLAVDHYHRYRDDVAMMADLGLGAYRFSISWPRVQPTGRGPAVQRGLDFYRKLVDELLEHDIKPAVTLYHWDLPQELEDAGGWPERDTAYRFAEYAQIVGEALGDRVEQWITLNEPWCSAFLGYASGVHAPGRTDPAASLRAAHHLNLAHGLGAKALRSVMPARNSVAISLNSSVVRPLSPSDPADLAAVRTIDDLANGIFHGPILKGAYPETLLEATASLTDWSHVQGGDLELIHQPLDALGLNYYTPSLVSAADPDAKGPRADGHGESEHSPWPAADHVAFHQAPGERTEMGWAVDPTGLHDLIMRYTREAPGLPLYITENGAAYDDKPGSDGTVQDPERIAYLHGHLSAVRRALTDGADVRGYYLWSLMDNFEWAYGYEKRFGAVYVDYATQVRTPKASALWYGRAARSGALPEPDDS, encoded by the coding sequence ATGTCTGACTCCGCAACGCCGGTGACCCCGGCGGCCTTTCCCTCCGCCTTCCTCTGGGGCTCCGCGACCTCCGCGTACCAGATCGAGGGCGCGGTGCGGGAGGACGGACGTACCCCGTCCATCTGGGACACCTTCAGCCACACGCCGGGAAAGACCGCCGGCGGCGACACCGGTGACCTCGCCGTCGACCACTACCACCGCTACCGCGACGACGTGGCGATGATGGCGGACCTGGGGCTGGGCGCCTACCGCTTCTCCATCTCCTGGCCCCGGGTACAGCCGACCGGTCGCGGCCCGGCCGTGCAGCGCGGCCTGGACTTCTACCGCAAGCTGGTCGACGAGCTGCTCGAACACGACATCAAGCCGGCCGTCACCCTCTACCACTGGGACCTGCCGCAGGAGCTGGAGGACGCGGGCGGCTGGCCGGAGCGTGACACCGCCTACCGCTTCGCCGAGTACGCGCAGATCGTCGGTGAGGCGCTCGGCGACCGGGTGGAGCAGTGGATCACGCTCAACGAGCCGTGGTGCAGCGCCTTCCTGGGCTACGCGTCCGGCGTGCACGCCCCCGGCCGTACCGACCCGGCGGCCTCGCTGCGGGCCGCCCACCACCTGAACCTGGCCCACGGGCTGGGCGCCAAGGCGCTGCGGTCGGTGATGCCGGCCCGCAACTCCGTCGCGATCAGCCTCAACTCCTCGGTGGTCCGGCCGCTTTCGCCGAGCGACCCGGCGGACCTCGCGGCGGTGCGCACCATCGACGACCTGGCGAACGGCATCTTCCACGGCCCGATCCTGAAGGGCGCCTACCCCGAGACGCTGCTGGAGGCGACCGCGTCGCTCACCGACTGGTCGCACGTCCAGGGCGGTGACCTGGAGCTGATCCACCAGCCGCTGGACGCGCTGGGCCTCAACTACTACACCCCCTCCCTGGTGTCGGCGGCCGACCCCGACGCGAAGGGGCCGCGGGCGGACGGTCACGGGGAGAGCGAGCACTCGCCGTGGCCCGCCGCGGACCACGTGGCCTTCCACCAGGCGCCGGGCGAGCGCACCGAGATGGGGTGGGCCGTCGACCCGACCGGGTTGCACGACCTGATCATGCGGTACACCCGTGAAGCGCCCGGCCTGCCGCTCTACATCACCGAGAACGGCGCCGCGTACGACGACAAGCCCGGCTCCGACGGCACCGTGCAGGACCCGGAGCGGATCGCCTACCTGCACGGTCACCTCTCCGCGGTCCGCCGGGCCCTCACCGACGGCGCGGACGTGCGCGGCTACTACCTGTGGTCCCTGATGGACAACTTCGAGTGGGCATACGGCTACGAGAAGCGGTTCGGCGCGGTCTACGTCGACTACGCGACCCAGGTCCGGACCCCGAAGGCCAGCGCCCTCTGGTACGGCCGGGCGGCCCGGTCGGGCGCCCTCCCGGAGCCGGACGACAGCTGA